One genomic segment of Coffea arabica cultivar ET-39 chromosome 6e, Coffea Arabica ET-39 HiFi, whole genome shotgun sequence includes these proteins:
- the LOC113696923 gene encoding transcription factor bHLH19-like: MDLLPEKLSNESELDEHTMNKMKLTTGQSVDTCYLSFASPASFKYCSSSPSNSGPHRTSRTTILKPSISRFCTTSDQETFKRPSSLAPTNTISFGNLKSPNSGDHQHNEELSFSTNTKVTMLPLNFSTGCPSCFEETDQYAAMRYQLPVKRAGTRTPSQAQEHLLAERKRRDKISQRFVCLSALVPGLKKLDKSSVIEGTIKHLKELQDCLKALEEGRNREHDQELVVYKKKPCIRFHQEASLSSFDQSLTNLEVRILKGNVLVKACCRRRSGFTDDFLHEMEKLDLVIETSSFMPFADNLLAISAAAKMNDGFSLTEENLANNISRAILKLIHPKLG; encoded by the exons ATGGATCTATTACCAGAAAAATTGTCAAACGAGTCG GAATTGGATGAGCATACGATGAACAAAATGAAGTTAACTACTGGCCAATCAGTTGATACTTGTTACCTCTCGTTTGCGAGTCCTGCCTCCTTCAAGTACTGCTCATCCTCTCCTTCAAACTCGGGTCCTCATAGAACTTCTCGAACTACCATTCTTAAACCATCTATTTCAAGGTTCTGCACCACCTCTGACCAAGAAACTTTCAAAAGACCCTCTTCTCTTGCTCCTACCAATACGATTTCATTTGGCAACCTCAAATCTCCAAATTCCGGTGACCATCAGCACAACGAAGAGCTAAGTTTCAGTACTAATACAAAGGTAACTATGTTGCCTCTGAACTTCTCCACTGGTTGTCCATCTTGCTTTGAGGAAACTGATCAATATGCTGCAATGAGATATCAACTTCCTGTCAAAAGGGCTGGTACTAGGACACCATCTCAGGCGCAAGAACATCTTTTAGCAGAAAGAAAACGACGAGATAAGATATCTCAGAGGTTCGTATGTTTGTCAGCTCTAGTTCCTGGCCTAAAAAAG TTGGACAAGTCTTCTGTCATTGAAGGTACTATCAAACACTTGAAAGAACTCCAGGATTGCTTGAAGGCGCTTGAAGAAGGTAGAAATAGGGAACATGATCAGGAATTAGTTGTTTATAAGAAAAAACCATGCATTCGCTTTCACCAAGAAGCTTCATTATCTAGCTTTGATCAGTCATTGACAAATCTTGAAGTAAGAATCTTAAAAGGAAATGTTCTAGTTAAAGCCTGCTGCAGAAGACGGTCTGGATTCACGGATGATTTTCTACATGAGATGGAAAAGCTTGATTTAGTTATTGAAACCAGTAGCTTTATGCCATTTGCTGATAACTTGCTCGCTATATCTGCCGCTGCTAAG ATGAATGATGGATTCTCCTTGACAGAAGAGAATCTTGCAAACAACATAAGCCGGGCTATTTTAAAGCTGATCCATCCAAAGTTAGGGTAA
- the LOC113694913 gene encoding mediator of RNA polymerase II transcription subunit 21-like, which translates to MDIISQLQEQVNTIAGLAFNTFGTLQRDAPPVRLSPNYPEPPANPPSAAEDAASLAEQPKLMSAALVKAAKQFDLLVAALPLAEGGEEAQLKRIAELQAENDAVGQELQKQLEAAENELKQVQELFRQATDNCLNLKKPD; encoded by the coding sequence ATGGATATAATATCCCAACTGCAAGAACAGGTGAACACAATCGCAGGCCTTGCCTTCAATACCTTTGGGACACTTCAAAGGGATGCTCCTCCAGTTAGGTTGTCTCCTAATTATCCAGAACCTCCAGCTAATCCTCCTAGTGCTGCGGAGGATGCAGCTAGCCTTGCTGAGCAACCGAAGCTCATGAGTGCTGCACTTGTCAAGGCTGCCAAGCAGTTTGATTTGTTGGTGGCTGCCCTTCCGTTAGCTGAGGGAGGCGAAGAAGCTCAACTGAAAAGAATTGCAGAACTTCAGGCTGAAAATGATGCCGTAGGCCAAGAACTGCAAAAACAACTGGAAGCTGCGGAGAATGAATTAAAGCAAGTGCAGGAGTTGTTCAGGCAAGCAACAGACAACTGCTTGAACTTAAAGAAACCAGATTGA